One window of the bacterium genome contains the following:
- a CDS encoding S8 family serine peptidase, with protein sequence MPRRIFAQVSPRSVGSTSMFDAMGTINSDTVANFQSEPSDIQQCANLLLEAGFEVLQVSNFTINIAGSRSTYETAFKTKLVTEERPVIKSEGREDYATFVECPATDMPGFISTRETAFEDLVEGVAIEEPAYLMAASAFAPMVPYWHLRLPGDVSLGVNADKAHRAGITGKGVKVAMVDSGQFAHPFFASRGYRVAPTVLGPGASNPTRDEMGHGTGESANIFAAAPDAQLLPVKLATTASGGILNTTGGFNAAVALNPDIITCSWGSHRVSGPLSAADQVAAAAVAAAWASGIVVVFSAGNGNFGFPGQHPNVISAGGVHMKEDGSMEASNYASGFMSNIYSGRRVPDLSGLVGMQPKAIYIMLPLEPGDGIDVGRAGGTFPNGDQTGPRDGWAVFSGTSAAAPQLAGVAALMLQACPSLSPNAVREIMMKTARDVTSGSNSQGNPATTGPDLATGNGLVDAHKAMLLAKIRCSGIGPRRGIEPRRGIEPRRGIEPRRGIEPRRGIEPRRGIEPRRGIEPRRGIEPRRGIDPPGPFRTADADASENGPDFGQVSLEAQLAGGVGITPEERADLEQMVIASQIELEDEL encoded by the coding sequence ATGCCGCGCCGCATCTTCGCGCAGGTGTCGCCGCGGTCGGTCGGCAGCACGTCGATGTTCGACGCCATGGGGACGATCAACTCCGACACGGTGGCGAACTTCCAGTCGGAGCCGAGCGACATCCAGCAGTGCGCGAACCTGCTCCTAGAGGCGGGCTTCGAGGTGCTGCAGGTCTCGAACTTCACGATCAACATCGCGGGCTCGCGGAGCACCTACGAGACGGCCTTCAAGACGAAGCTGGTGACCGAGGAGCGGCCCGTCATCAAGTCCGAGGGCCGCGAGGACTACGCGACCTTCGTCGAGTGTCCGGCCACCGACATGCCGGGGTTCATCAGCACGCGGGAGACCGCATTCGAGGACCTCGTCGAGGGCGTCGCGATCGAGGAGCCGGCGTACCTCATGGCGGCTTCGGCCTTCGCGCCCATGGTGCCCTACTGGCACCTTCGCCTTCCGGGCGACGTGTCGCTCGGCGTCAACGCCGACAAGGCGCACCGCGCGGGCATCACCGGGAAGGGCGTGAAGGTCGCGATGGTGGACAGCGGACAGTTCGCACATCCCTTCTTCGCGTCGCGCGGCTACCGGGTCGCGCCCACGGTCCTCGGGCCGGGCGCGTCGAACCCCACGCGGGACGAGATGGGTCACGGAACCGGTGAGTCCGCGAACATCTTCGCAGCCGCTCCCGACGCCCAGCTCCTGCCGGTGAAGCTCGCCACGACCGCTTCGGGAGGCATCCTCAACACCACCGGCGGCTTCAACGCCGCCGTGGCGCTGAACCCCGACATCATCACGTGCAGCTGGGGCAGCCACCGCGTTTCCGGACCGCTCTCCGCGGCCGACCAGGTCGCGGCCGCCGCAGTGGCGGCGGCCTGGGCCTCCGGGATCGTCGTCGTCTTCTCGGCGGGCAACGGCAACTTCGGCTTCCCGGGCCAGCACCCGAACGTGATCTCGGCCGGGGGCGTTCACATGAAGGAGGACGGCTCCATGGAGGCGTCCAACTATGCGAGCGGCTTCATGAGCAACATCTACTCGGGTCGCCGCGTTCCCGATCTGTCGGGTCTCGTCGGAATGCAACCGAAGGCGATCTACATCATGCTCCCCCTTGAGCCGGGGGACGGCATCGACGTCGGTCGCGCGGGAGGCACCTTCCCCAACGGCGACCAGACGGGGCCGAGAGACGGCTGGGCCGTCTTCAGCGGAACCTCCGCCGCCGCCCCCCAGCTCGCGGGAGTGGCCGCCCTCATGCTCCAGGCCTGCCCCAGCCTCTCGCCGAACGCCGTGCGCGAGATCATGATGAAGACGGCCCGGGACGTGACGAGCGGCTCGAACTCCCAGGGCAATCCGGCGACCACGGGACCGGATCTCGCCACCGGCAACGGGCTCGTCGACGCCCACAAGGCGATGCTGCTGGCGAAGATCCGCTGCAGCGGCATCGGGCCCCGGCGCGGCATCGAGCCCAGGCGCGGGATCGAGCCGCGGCGTGGCATCGAGCCCAGGCGGGGAATCGAGCCGCGACGCGGGATCGAGCCGCGACGCGGGATCGAGCCGCGACGCGGGATCGAGCCGCGGCGTGGGATCGAGCCGCGGCGCGGCATCGACCCGCCCGGACCGTTCCGGACCGCGGACGCAGACGCCTCGGAGAACGGCCCGGACTTCGGCCAGGTCTCGCTCGAGGCGCAACTCGCCGGAGGAGTGGGGATCACGCCCGAGGAGCGGGCCGACCTGGAGCAGATGGTCATCGCGTCCCAGATCGAGCTGGAGGACGAACTCTAG
- a CDS encoding RiPP maturation radical SAM protein 1, which yields MKKVLLVSMPFGAPERQALGLSLFKARFAEDGVPCDVRYLTLTFADLIGMESYLWVVHELPHTAFAGEWLFREALFGDDPRRDEQYIQETLRGTWRLNEDDIARLCEIRALVPHFLDYCLEAIPWDESLIVGFTSTFEQNIPSLALARRIKQAHPSLPIAFGGGNWEDEMGVEQHRQFPWVDFVCPGEADETFPALVRHLASGRGSRTLAAIPGLVYRTRNGTRYTGRARLITEMDRLPIPDYSDYFEQLSGSASGSLVVPTLLFEGSRGCWWGATSHCTFCGLNGSTMKFRGKSPDRVLREVDHLVSTWGIDTIQAVDNIMDMHFFKTVLPALAELESPLSFFYEIKSNLERHHVELLAAAGVRMVQPGIESLSDGVLRLMRKGTTALQNLQLLKWCKEYDIAASWNLLHGFPGETKAHYDEMLAMFPAIAFLGAPTACGPVRLDRFSPYFTRAAEFGLTHVRPMKVYQQLYPLDPESLGRIAYYFDYDYEPEKAPNGCSDEVVKAAGQWSDDPEKGSLVSVQGVGGELKLLDDRRSALRSSYRFAGLDRDVYDYCDRARSRGSVHRFVCESLPESGLSEEQIGGFLDWLVAQRLMVTMGGKYLSLAIGSPPADVSGAS from the coding sequence ATGAAGAAGGTACTGCTCGTGAGCATGCCGTTCGGCGCCCCCGAACGGCAGGCGCTCGGTCTCAGCCTGTTCAAGGCGCGCTTCGCGGAGGACGGCGTTCCCTGCGACGTCCGCTACCTGACCCTCACCTTCGCCGACCTGATCGGCATGGAGAGCTACCTCTGGGTCGTCCACGAGCTCCCCCACACCGCGTTCGCCGGGGAGTGGCTGTTTCGCGAGGCGCTCTTCGGGGACGACCCCCGGCGCGACGAGCAGTACATCCAGGAGACGCTGCGCGGCACCTGGCGGCTCAACGAGGACGACATCGCGCGTCTGTGCGAGATCCGCGCGCTCGTGCCCCACTTCCTGGACTACTGCCTGGAGGCGATCCCCTGGGACGAGTCACTGATCGTCGGCTTCACGTCCACCTTCGAGCAGAACATCCCGTCGCTGGCGCTCGCGCGGCGCATCAAGCAGGCGCACCCGTCGCTTCCGATCGCGTTCGGCGGCGGGAACTGGGAAGACGAGATGGGGGTCGAGCAGCATCGCCAATTCCCCTGGGTGGACTTCGTCTGCCCTGGGGAGGCCGACGAGACGTTCCCCGCGCTGGTCCGTCACCTGGCGTCGGGGCGCGGCAGCCGCACGCTCGCCGCCATTCCGGGACTGGTCTATCGCACCCGCAACGGGACCCGGTACACCGGACGTGCCAGGCTCATCACCGAGATGGATCGCCTTCCCATCCCGGATTACAGCGACTACTTCGAGCAGCTCTCCGGCTCCGCGTCGGGAAGCCTGGTCGTCCCGACGCTGCTCTTCGAAGGCTCGCGAGGCTGCTGGTGGGGTGCGACCTCGCACTGCACGTTCTGCGGGCTCAACGGCTCCACGATGAAGTTCCGCGGCAAGAGCCCGGACCGCGTGCTCCGCGAGGTCGACCACCTCGTATCGACCTGGGGGATCGACACCATCCAAGCGGTCGACAACATCATGGACATGCACTTCTTCAAGACCGTCCTGCCGGCCCTGGCCGAGCTCGAGAGCCCCCTGAGCTTCTTCTACGAGATCAAGTCGAACCTCGAGCGGCACCACGTGGAGCTGCTGGCGGCGGCCGGCGTGCGCATGGTGCAGCCGGGCATCGAGAGCCTGAGCGACGGGGTCTTGCGGCTGATGCGGAAGGGAACCACCGCGCTCCAGAACCTCCAGCTGCTCAAGTGGTGCAAGGAATACGACATCGCGGCGAGCTGGAACCTGCTGCACGGCTTCCCCGGCGAGACGAAGGCGCACTACGACGAAATGCTGGCCATGTTCCCGGCCATCGCCTTCCTCGGCGCGCCGACGGCCTGCGGGCCCGTCCGGCTCGACCGCTTCAGTCCCTACTTCACCCGGGCCGCTGAGTTCGGCCTCACCCACGTCCGGCCCATGAAGGTGTACCAGCAGCTCTACCCCCTCGACCCAGAGAGCCTCGGTCGCATTGCGTACTACTTCGACTACGACTACGAGCCGGAGAAGGCGCCGAACGGTTGCTCGGACGAGGTAGTGAAGGCCGCCGGCCAATGGAGCGACGACCCGGAGAAGGGCTCGCTCGTCTCGGTCCAGGGGGTGGGCGGCGAGCTCAAGCTCCTCGACGACCGCCGCAGTGCGCTGCGCTCGAGCTACAGGTTCGCGGGTCTCGACCGCGACGTCTACGACTACTGCGACCGGGCTCGCTCCCGCGGCTCTGTCCATCGCTTCGTCTGCGAATCGCTCCCGGAGAGCGGCCTCTCCGAGGAGCAGATCGGCGGCTTCCTCGACTGGCTCGTGGCGCAGCGCCTGATGGTGACCATGGGCGGCAAGTACCTCAGCCTGGCGATCGGCTCCCCGCCGGCCGACGTTTCGGGCGCGAGCTAG